A single Haloglycomyces albus DSM 45210 DNA region contains:
- a CDS encoding sensor histidine kinase, which produces MSKRSSSRKASAVKRGALGFPRISDMRIRSKLGLILLIPLIVLLAVASLRLYDLTDRAFDADDMVNLVEFNDITAELRFNLQRERSELVTFLRRDSDYVEGLDPDDYTEESMRKLMAASDESFDDFVQAGQNLPLDNDEIDRRITLVADTRESLKRIRDNALEDPETSSIASTSRVYQNMIGSLVTITDVSARVVTDPEIARQFQVMAAVTELLEQTEEERAIAVSVGNGKTFFNNGRARDFAFRANQREKAQEDFQSLSNRDEQQSFYFGSGGLETNEVQLATEFEDETKAANSDTPLDVSAELLASYDALLEGGAGFIDEVSTETLSDAQSEREAQIFQLLLETIVILVALIVATLVALVIARNMANGLKRLREGALDVAHVSLPRAVAEMRDQDALGSRTPDEVAADAGKAIEIDQRDEIGNVAQAFNIVHTEAIRISAEQSALRANVATMFVNLARRSQGLVDRLIGHLDELERGEEDPDRLSELFKLDHLATRMRRNDENLLVLAGADSSRQERHPAQVGDILQAAQSEVEHYTRIEFGQIQTDRDVKPAAVNDVVHLVAELMDNATSFSPPESGVLSEAVQLKVNHPEPGDGIRIRIIDSGIGMSDAQINEINEQLSHDTSSVDITTSRMMGLVVVARLAQRHGIRAELHAGAERGIIAEIILPESVLTEPKLNRRPADNTANIPSIPDSPEGMFGTSQPAPMSPPMPNGQADPLNGSAPSIPSQREPAPPPQPAGDGGLMFRPGGFSEPTPAEEQRPMEVTGEIVHSENVALPKIQLEAAPQPEPPSWMDTANTGGTAQPQENSGRISALDETTELPIYREAESAWFKATTPPPQPATDAAPKGEPESVPGGSGSVTPSDTVESDASISTSDGNTMSEQRSADAGSQTGSPESAAATSGTTPAAESASEPQGAQEDAYRRRLGSSSPADSTNGEESAYSWRTAADSAWERVDSALGSEETDTTANGLPKRRPGAKLLPGGVTEPQETVSAQKRNPEGIRGLLSAYHRGVQRGRGSDN; this is translated from the coding sequence GTGAGTAAACGCAGCTCAAGTCGTAAGGCTTCAGCGGTGAAGCGAGGAGCGTTGGGCTTCCCGCGTATCTCGGATATGAGAATCAGGTCCAAACTGGGTCTGATCCTCCTGATCCCATTGATCGTCCTGCTCGCGGTCGCATCGCTCCGTCTCTATGATCTGACCGATCGGGCCTTCGATGCCGACGACATGGTCAACCTGGTGGAATTCAACGACATTACCGCTGAACTTCGTTTCAACCTCCAGCGTGAACGTTCTGAACTCGTCACCTTCCTGCGCCGTGACTCCGACTACGTCGAAGGTCTCGACCCGGACGACTACACCGAAGAGTCGATGCGGAAACTGATGGCCGCCTCAGACGAATCCTTCGACGACTTCGTCCAGGCCGGACAGAATCTGCCCCTCGACAACGACGAGATCGACCGCCGTATCACTCTGGTCGCCGATACGCGCGAGAGCTTGAAACGCATTCGTGACAATGCTTTGGAAGACCCCGAGACTTCATCGATCGCCTCGACGTCGCGTGTATATCAGAACATGATCGGATCGCTGGTGACGATCACCGACGTTTCCGCCCGTGTCGTGACCGACCCGGAAATCGCCCGTCAATTCCAGGTTATGGCCGCCGTGACCGAACTTCTGGAACAGACCGAGGAAGAACGCGCCATCGCCGTCAGCGTCGGAAACGGTAAGACGTTCTTCAACAACGGTCGCGCCCGTGACTTCGCCTTCCGCGCCAATCAACGTGAAAAGGCGCAAGAGGACTTCCAGAGTCTGTCCAACCGTGACGAACAGCAGTCGTTCTACTTCGGCAGTGGCGGATTGGAAACCAATGAGGTCCAGCTGGCCACCGAATTCGAGGACGAGACCAAGGCCGCCAACTCCGACACTCCCTTGGACGTCTCGGCCGAACTATTGGCCTCGTACGACGCCCTTCTCGAGGGTGGCGCCGGATTCATCGACGAGGTCAGTACGGAGACGTTGTCGGACGCGCAAAGTGAACGTGAAGCTCAGATCTTCCAGTTGTTGCTGGAAACCATCGTTATTCTGGTGGCCCTGATCGTGGCGACGCTGGTTGCCCTGGTCATCGCCCGCAACATGGCCAACGGGCTGAAGCGTCTGCGTGAAGGTGCGCTGGACGTGGCCCACGTTAGCCTGCCGCGCGCGGTGGCGGAGATGCGTGATCAAGACGCTCTGGGATCGCGCACTCCCGATGAAGTCGCCGCCGACGCCGGCAAGGCGATCGAGATCGACCAGCGCGACGAGATCGGTAACGTGGCGCAGGCCTTTAACATCGTCCACACCGAGGCGATCCGAATTTCCGCCGAACAGTCGGCGCTGCGTGCCAACGTCGCGACCATGTTCGTCAACCTGGCGCGGCGTTCGCAGGGTCTGGTCGACCGTCTGATCGGGCACCTGGACGAATTGGAACGCGGTGAGGAAGACCCGGACCGCCTGTCCGAGCTGTTCAAGCTCGACCACTTGGCGACCCGAATGAGGCGTAACGACGAGAACCTGCTGGTTCTGGCCGGTGCGGACTCGTCGCGTCAGGAACGCCACCCGGCTCAGGTCGGCGACATTCTGCAGGCCGCTCAGTCCGAGGTCGAGCACTACACTCGCATCGAGTTCGGTCAGATTCAGACCGACCGCGACGTCAAACCGGCAGCGGTCAACGACGTGGTTCACCTGGTCGCCGAGTTGATGGATAACGCGACCTCCTTCTCGCCGCCGGAATCGGGCGTCCTGTCCGAGGCCGTGCAGTTGAAGGTCAACCATCCCGAACCCGGCGACGGCATCCGTATCCGCATTATCGACAGCGGTATCGGAATGTCGGACGCACAGATCAACGAGATCAACGAGCAGCTGTCGCACGACACCAGCTCGGTGGACATTACGACCTCCCGCATGATGGGTCTGGTCGTGGTGGCGCGACTGGCGCAGCGTCACGGTATTCGGGCCGAACTGCACGCCGGGGCGGAACGCGGCATCATCGCCGAAATCATTCTGCCCGAGTCGGTCCTGACCGAGCCGAAGTTGAACCGTCGTCCCGCCGACAACACGGCCAATATTCCGTCGATTCCCGACAGCCCGGAGGGCATGTTCGGTACGTCGCAGCCGGCGCCCATGTCGCCGCCGATGCCGAACGGCCAGGCCGATCCGCTGAACGGTTCCGCGCCGTCGATTCCGTCGCAGCGTGAACCGGCGCCACCGCCTCAGCCGGCCGGGGACGGCGGATTGATGTTCCGTCCCGGTGGCTTCTCGGAGCCCACTCCGGCGGAGGAACAGCGTCCCATGGAAGTCACCGGGGAGATCGTTCACTCGGAGAACGTGGCGCTGCCGAAGATCCAGCTGGAAGCGGCTCCGCAACCGGAGCCGCCGTCGTGGATGGATACCGCCAACACCGGTGGTACGGCTCAGCCTCAGGAGAACTCGGGCCGCATTTCCGCCTTGGACGAAACCACCGAGCTCCCGATCTACCGGGAGGCGGAGTCGGCCTGGTTCAAGGCCACCACTCCGCCACCGCAACCGGCGACGGACGCCGCCCCCAAGGGTGAGCCCGAGTCCGTTCCCGGGGGTTCCGGCTCGGTGACTCCTTCCGATACAGTCGAAAGCGACGCTTCGATTTCAACCTCGGATGGGAACACTATGTCAGAGCAACGGAGTGCTGACGCCGGAAGTCAGACCGGTTCACCGGAATCGGCCGCGGCGACGAGCGGAACTACTCCGGCTGCGGAATCCGCGAGTGAACCCCAAGGGGCGCAAGAGGATGCGTACCGTCGTCGGCTGGGAAGTTCTTCACCTGCGGACTCGACAAACGGTGAGGAATCCGCTTATTCTTGGCGGACGGCAGCTGACAGCGCGTGGGAACGCGTCGATTCCGCCTTGGGTAGTGAGGAAACGGATACCACCGCGAACGGATTGCCCAAGCGTCGTCCCGGCGCCAAGCTGTTGCCGGGTGGCGTTACCGAACCACAAGAGACTGTCAGTGCCCAGAAACGAAACCCCGAAGGCATCCGGGGCTTGCTGAGCGCCTATCACCGAGGGGTTCAGCGTGGCCGAGGCAGTGACAACTAG